In Mixophyes fleayi isolate aMixFle1 chromosome 4, aMixFle1.hap1, whole genome shotgun sequence, the following proteins share a genomic window:
- the GLCE gene encoding D-glucuronyl C5-epimerase, with amino-acid sequence MRCLAARVNYKTLIFICLLFTLVTVLLWNKCASNEHISTLPWGPEAALRVDSVEKRAAASETNAPHGQPRSEEASPQEQQKAPPLVGSKGTGQKYEEMDCVINDDQSVRCRREGNEVYMPFSWMEKYFEVYGKIAQYDGFERFEFSHSYSKVYAQRGPYHPDGVFMSFEGYNVEVRDRVKCISGVEGVPLSTQWGPQGYFYPIQIAQYGLSHYSKNLTEKTPHVEVYERADERTDGVLGTWTVPKGASVNTVYDKARGSHVRHFVVPETSEGASLTLGNTRDFILSLDLKFVTNGSVSVVLETTDKNQLFTIHYVTNTQLIAFHNHDVYYGIGPRSTWSTLTRDLLTDLKKGVGLSNTKAVRQTKIMPKKVVRIVVGGSGFLDNVTISTTAHTAAFFAASDWLVRNQDAKGGWPIMVTRKLGEGFKALEPGWYSAMAQGQAISTLVRAYLLTKEQVYLDSAVRATFPFKLPSEKHGVKAVFMNKYDWYEEYPTTPSSFVLNGFIYALLGLYDLKETAGEKQGKEAWLLYERGMDSLRAMLPLYDTGSGSIYDLRHFMLGTAPNLARWDYHTTHINQLQLLASMDGSPIFRDFVRRWKSYLKGGRAKHN; translated from the exons ATGCGTTGCTTGGCAGCTCGGGTCAACTATAAGACGCTAATCTTCATCTGCTTACTCTTCACCCTGGTGACAGTGTTGCTGTGGAACAAATGTGCCTCTAATGAACACATCAGTACCCTGCCATGGGGACCAGAAGCGGCCCTGCGAGTTGACAGCGTGGAGAAGAGGGCGGCAGCGTCGGAGACCAATGCACCCCATGGCCAGCCCAGATCGGAGGAAGCTTCCCCCCAGGAGCAGCAGAAGGCTCCACCTCTGGTGGGCAGCAAGGGAACAGGACAGAAGTATGAGGAGATGGACTGTGTGATCAATGACGATCAGAGCGTGCGTTGCCGGAGAGAGGGGAATGAGGTGTACATGCCTTTCTCCTGGATGGAGAAGTACTTTGAGGTGTATGGAAAGATTGCTCAATATGACGGCTTTGAAAGATTTGAATTCTCCCACAGCTACTCCAAAGTGTACGCACAGCGAGGTCCGTACCATCCCGATGGGGTCTTCATGTCCTTTGAGGGTTATAATGTGGAAGTCCGAGATCGGGTGAAGTGCATCAGTGGAGTAGAGG GTGTCCCATTATCCACCCAGTGGGGACCACAGGGATACTTCTATCCAATCCAGATTGCCCAGTATGGGCTGAGTCACTACAGCAAGAACTTAACGGAGAAGACCCCCCATGTGGAGGTGTACGAGAGGGCCGATGAGAGAACGGACGGTGTGCTGGGCACCTGGACTGTGCCTAAGGGGGCATCTGTAAACACCGTTTATGATAAGGCAAGAGGCAGCCATGTCAgacactttgtggtgccag AAACTTCTGAGGGCGCTTCGCTAACGTTGGGTAACACCAGAGACTTCATCTTGTCTCTTGACTTGAAGTTTGTGACTAATGGCAGTGTCTCCGTGGTGCTGGAGACCACTGACAAGAACCAACTCTTCACTATACACTACGTGACCAATACACAGCTCATCGCTTTCCATAACCATGATGTCTATTATGGGATTGGACCCCGGAGCACCTGGAGCACACTGACCCGCGATCTCTTGACTGATTTAAAGAAGGGAGTGGGACTATCGAACACAAAAGCTGTGCGTCAGACTAAGATAATGCCGAAGAAGGTTGTCCGTATTGTGGTAGGAGGCAGTGGTTTTTTGGATAATGTCACAATCTCAACTACTGCTCACACTGCTGCATTCTTTGCTGCCAGTGATTGGCTGGTGAGGAATCAGGATGCCAAGGGTGGCTGGCCAATTATGGTGACCAGAAAGCTAGGGGAGGGGTTTAAGGCTCTGGAACCGGGATGGTACTCTGCCATGGCCCAAGGACAGGCAATCTCTACACTGGTCCGTGCCTACCTGCTCACCAAAGAGCAAGTATATCTGGACTCTGCAGTCAGAGCGACTTTTCCCTTCAAATTGCCCTCAGAAAAGCACGGTGTGAAAGCTGTGTTTATGAACAAATATGACTGGTATGAAGAATACCCTACTACACCTAGTTCCTTTGTCCTCAATGGCTTCATTTATGCTCTGCTTGGTCTCTATGATCTTAAAGAGACAGCAGGAGAAAAGCAGGGCAAAGAGGCATGGCTGCTATATGAGCGAGGAATGGATTCACTCCGCGCCATGCTGCCTCTTTACGACACAGGTTCTGGAAGCATTTATGACTTGAGGCACTTTATGCTAGGCACTGCCCCTAACCTTGCCCGCTGGGACTATCACACTACCCACATTAATCAACTACAGCTACTTGCTAGCATGGACGGGTCACCAATATTTAGAGACTTTGTGCGCCGTTGGAAGTCCTATTTAAAAGGAGGTAGGGCCAAGCATAACTAG